One genomic window of Chloroflexota bacterium includes the following:
- a CDS encoding glycosyltransferase: MADSLETVQESAPLTVVIPVFNEEPGLFESLKQALASLDASGLTGEVFIVAANHVRVDLPAVEGFPSVQLISVEDDSGWGDAALAASAQARHDLICTIDVPTLYAAAEIPRLVRAMYEYDATMVVGARIGIVKPISARHRILPWFIDMLASDALGRPLLDVNSGLRVMRRSALGEFAGLLSTESAPPAKLTLWMLADGSSVLFVPLDGEPAAHKKHQGSAGEAIQLVRLIIAVGLAHSPRRTVILIARMALMVLMMAAMMLMMMWMLGVLPG; encoded by the coding sequence ATGGCGGACAGCCTCGAAACAGTTCAGGAATCGGCGCCGCTAACCGTTGTCATCCCAGTCTTCAACGAAGAGCCCGGGCTCTTCGAATCACTCAAGCAGGCGCTGGCAAGCCTAGACGCCAGTGGGCTCACCGGCGAAGTCTTCATCGTTGCCGCCAATCACGTTAGGGTAGACCTTCCTGCCGTGGAGGGCTTCCCCTCGGTGCAGCTCATCTCGGTTGAGGACGATTCCGGTTGGGGTGACGCCGCCTTGGCTGCCAGCGCGCAGGCTCGGCACGATCTCATTTGCACAATCGACGTGCCTACTCTCTACGCCGCAGCCGAAATCCCACGCCTCGTCCGTGCGATGTACGAGTACGACGCCACGATGGTGGTTGGGGCACGCATCGGCATAGTGAAGCCTATTTCCGCGCGGCATCGGATCCTGCCGTGGTTCATCGATATGCTTGCTTCCGATGCCTTGGGGAGGCCGCTGCTCGACGTGAACTCCGGATTGCGCGTTATGCGCCGCTCAGCCTTGGGCGAATTCGCCGGCCTCCTCTCGACAGAATCCGCGCCACCCGCCAAGCTGACACTCTGGATGCTGGCCGACGGCTCTTCCGTCTTATTCGTGCCTCTTGACGGCGAGCCAGCGGCACACAAGAAACACCAAGGCAGTGCAGGAGAGGCCATCCAACTCGTTCGTCTCATCATCGCCGTCGGACTTGCGCATTCACCGCGACGGACCGTGATCCTCATTGCTCGCATGGCACTCATGGTGCTGATGATGGCCGCCATGATGCTCATGATGATGTGGATGCTGGGCGTGCTGCCGGGGTAA
- a CDS encoding MFS transporter, translating into MSSRRNFILGVMNGVFYTTGMAFTSATVVLPWYVSQLTESNVLIGILPAIQLGGWALPQMLLINFLQHRRQRLKYYRRSSLVRSTCWALLAATVLVAPERPEIVLPALIGLMAVASLSGGLTGLAFFDLVGRIVQRRQLSTFFSLRNFFGGLGSLAAGLVVRQVLERSEGSLEYVWLLFLLTWVFTSAGFLSFSAVKEPEVPPMLPKRTMRQDLRRIKEIVMRDPPFRMYLIIRTLAMLASVAMPFYVVYGVRVLQLPAAVVASSAVALIGGVIGGNVMWGWLGARGGGWLLLVATTLVSVLPPVLAIVAQLLSDAHVSTTLIGWLFLVLFVFLGTTTGGQEVTFSVLAIEVSPVEDRIIYLGFTNTLVGILLFLTPVGGLLADLVSFEALFGVAGVVALASIILAIAALRRFARPL; encoded by the coding sequence TTGTCCAGCCGCAGAAACTTCATCCTTGGCGTGATGAACGGTGTGTTCTATACCACCGGAATGGCCTTTACGAGTGCGACCGTTGTGCTGCCGTGGTACGTGAGTCAGCTAACGGAGTCGAACGTGCTCATCGGCATCTTACCTGCTATCCAGCTTGGGGGATGGGCGTTGCCCCAGATGCTGCTGATCAACTTCTTGCAACACCGGCGTCAGAGGCTCAAATACTATCGGCGCAGCTCGCTCGTGCGCAGCACTTGTTGGGCGCTGCTTGCGGCTACAGTGCTCGTAGCGCCGGAACGCCCGGAGATCGTGCTGCCGGCTCTCATCGGCCTGATGGCCGTCGCGTCGCTTTCCGGTGGCCTTACCGGCCTGGCGTTTTTCGATCTGGTCGGGCGTATTGTGCAGCGGCGACAGCTCTCGACGTTCTTTTCGCTGCGAAATTTCTTTGGCGGCCTTGGCTCTCTGGCCGCCGGTCTCGTCGTGCGCCAGGTACTCGAACGTTCGGAAGGAAGTCTCGAATACGTTTGGCTACTCTTCTTGCTGACGTGGGTGTTCACAAGTGCCGGGTTCTTGTCGTTCAGTGCCGTCAAGGAGCCGGAGGTCCCGCCCATGTTGCCGAAACGTACTATGCGTCAGGACTTACGCCGCATCAAGGAGATTGTCATGCGCGACCCACCGTTTCGCATGTATCTCATTATCCGCACTTTGGCCATGCTTGCCTCTGTCGCGATGCCTTTCTATGTGGTGTATGGCGTAAGGGTACTGCAATTGCCTGCGGCGGTGGTGGCGTCTTCTGCAGTGGCCCTCATCGGCGGTGTGATTGGCGGCAATGTTATGTGGGGCTGGTTGGGCGCGCGCGGCGGCGGTTGGCTGCTCCTGGTTGCGACGACGTTGGTGAGCGTATTGCCGCCGGTGCTGGCAATTGTCGCACAATTGCTTTCCGATGCTCATGTCTCGACTACTCTGATAGGTTGGCTCTTTCTTGTCCTCTTTGTCTTCCTCGGCACTACAACAGGTGGGCAGGAAGTCACATTCTCCGTTTTGGCAATAGAGGTTTCCCCTGTGGAAGATCGCATCATCTACTTGGGTTTCACGAATACCCTGGTCGGCATCTTGTTGTTCCTCACTCCGGTGGGAGGACTTCTTGCTGATCTCGTGTCCTTCGAGGCCCTATTTGGCGTGGCCGGGGTGGTTGCGCTTGCTTCAATCATCCTCGCAATAGCTGCGCTTCGTCGATTCGCCCGGCCTCTCTAG
- a CDS encoding sugar phosphate isomerase/epimerase: MKIGIFTDEVHPDFATGLGVMREHGIMYAELRTINGTNLMDLSPDGLDDVQRLLKQNGIQVSALGTPIFKCPLEGRERKIEGDTFGAQEMTYEEHLALLPHCFALAERFGTRVVRCFSFWRDEDPEEVFPKVVERFGPALDMAAKHGFDLCMENEPTCYAGVGEESQRLIEAVGSPHLKAIWDPGNCLWAEEDPYPKHYAAIQPHLAHMHVKDARWVNGEIEACRVGKGETDYEGQFRALAKDGYDGVYTLEMHYQVAGGPPEAAAIESAKALREMLTAASA, translated from the coding sequence ATGAAAATTGGGATATTCACTGACGAGGTGCATCCGGACTTTGCCACTGGGCTGGGCGTGATGCGCGAGCACGGCATCATGTATGCGGAACTGCGCACGATCAACGGCACGAACCTGATGGACCTTTCACCGGATGGACTGGATGACGTGCAACGCCTCCTGAAGCAGAATGGCATCCAGGTCAGCGCACTCGGTACACCGATATTCAAGTGCCCGTTGGAGGGCCGGGAGCGCAAGATTGAAGGTGATACCTTCGGCGCGCAGGAAATGACGTATGAAGAGCATCTGGCGCTCTTGCCGCACTGCTTTGCGCTGGCCGAGCGCTTCGGTACGCGTGTGGTACGCTGCTTCTCTTTCTGGCGAGACGAGGATCCGGAGGAGGTATTCCCCAAGGTTGTGGAGCGGTTTGGGCCGGCGCTCGACATGGCCGCCAAGCATGGGTTCGACCTGTGCATGGAGAATGAGCCGACGTGCTACGCGGGTGTGGGCGAAGAGTCGCAGCGGCTAATCGAGGCAGTCGGTTCGCCACATTTGAAGGCAATCTGGGATCCGGGAAACTGCCTTTGGGCGGAGGAAGACCCGTATCCCAAGCATTACGCGGCAATACAGCCCCATCTGGCACACATGCACGTGAAGGATGCTCGTTGGGTAAACGGCGAGATAGAGGCCTGCCGGGTGGGCAAGGGCGAGACCGACTACGAAGGCCAGTTCCGCGCGCTGGCAAAGGACGGCTACGACGGCGTCTACACGTTGGAGATGCACTATCAAGTGGCAGGCGGGCCGCCGGAAGCAGCGGCAATAGAATCTGCCAAGGCGTTGCGGGAGATGCTGACGGCGGCGAGCGCGTAA
- a CDS encoding sulfatase encodes MNVVVICLDTMRTDMVHTLGADFIRTPVLDNLAAESVVFTEAYGCAYPTIPARRALFTGMNSFPWQFGFDTLGSSPSPRGWHKIPPEHTPVAERLVEAGVNTGFIADTYHMFKATMNFTRGFCSWDFVRGQEFDHWKTLPPGAVDPTKYTDAEPDSPRMTGMLQYLWNQGERPCEDDFQAARVFLSAMDWVENNAPYGPFYLYIDSFDPHEPWDPPLHYADAYYKDDSVKDYIWPVGTEVDGEAAIERTKALYYGEVTFVDTWIGHFLNKLEALHLLDDTVIIFTSDHGTELLDRNRFGKSEDHLQWFNTRINMFIRHPDKQHAGKRLDAFVQHQDVPPTVLDLLGVTHQGLDGISMWPLVTGERAKNRDFIVAGWGQHATVRDHDHNYVIDFEQGPRKTDSGGFTVTQETAAQHVQEELYSLKDDPLETTNVLESEPDAAQKQRARLEDFLGQELPAHLDDRVDTYEYPRRVHAKTNPYVK; translated from the coding sequence ATGAATGTCGTTGTCATCTGCCTTGATACCATGCGCACCGACATGGTGCACACACTTGGCGCTGATTTCATACGTACGCCGGTTCTCGACAACTTGGCGGCAGAGAGCGTGGTATTCACTGAAGCGTACGGCTGTGCCTATCCTACCATTCCCGCGCGCCGGGCACTCTTTACCGGCATGAACAGTTTTCCTTGGCAATTCGGCTTTGACACGCTTGGCTCTAGCCCTTCGCCGCGGGGCTGGCACAAGATACCGCCGGAACACACACCGGTCGCGGAGCGCCTCGTTGAAGCAGGCGTCAACACCGGATTCATCGCCGATACATATCACATGTTCAAGGCAACCATGAACTTTACGCGGGGCTTTTGCTCCTGGGACTTTGTGCGGGGCCAAGAGTTCGACCACTGGAAGACCTTGCCGCCTGGCGCGGTCGACCCGACCAAGTATACTGACGCAGAGCCGGATTCGCCCCGCATGACCGGCATGCTGCAATACTTGTGGAACCAAGGCGAGCGCCCGTGCGAAGATGACTTTCAGGCAGCGCGAGTATTCTTGAGCGCCATGGATTGGGTAGAAAACAACGCACCATACGGGCCGTTCTATCTCTACATCGACTCCTTCGATCCTCACGAACCGTGGGACCCGCCGCTCCATTATGCGGATGCGTATTACAAAGACGACTCGGTAAAAGACTACATCTGGCCGGTGGGCACCGAGGTGGATGGCGAGGCGGCTATCGAACGCACAAAGGCCCTCTACTACGGTGAAGTGACGTTCGTTGATACGTGGATCGGACACTTCTTGAACAAGCTGGAGGCGCTCCATCTTCTGGACGATACCGTTATTATCTTTACTTCCGACCACGGCACCGAGCTCCTCGACCGCAACCGCTTTGGCAAGTCCGAAGACCACCTCCAGTGGTTCAATACGCGCATCAACATGTTCATCCGCCATCCCGACAAGCAGCACGCCGGGAAGCGCCTCGATGCGTTCGTGCAGCACCAGGACGTGCCGCCCACCGTGCTTGATCTCTTAGGCGTCACACACCAGGGTCTCGACGGCATTTCCATGTGGCCTCTCGTCACCGGTGAACGCGCAAAGAACCGCGACTTCATTGTTGCCGGCTGGGGACAGCACGCCACAGTGCGGGATCACGATCACAACTATGTGATCGACTTCGAACAAGGGCCGCGCAAGACCGACAGCGGCGGCTTCACGGTTACGCAGGAGACCGCTGCCCAGCACGTCCAAGAAGAGCTCTATAGCTTGAAAGACGATCCGCTTGAAACGACGAACGTGCTCGAAAGTGAGCCCGACGCGGCACAAAAGCAACGGGCTCGCCTAGAAGACTTTCTGGGGCAGGAATTGCCGGCGCATCTGGATGACCGGGTTGACACCTATGAATACCCGCGCCGTGTACATGCCAAGACTAACCCGTATGTTAAGTAG
- the folP gene encoding dihydropteroate synthase: MSSSPPAHVSKPRETRCGNRMLQWGSQTYVVGILNVTPDSFSGDGIGGDVRRAVSQAVQFVAEGADILDIGGESTRPGAGTVSLQEELDRVLPAIEAIRRELETPLSIDTYKAAVAREAVRAGASMVNDVWGLGGDPAMGATVAALNVPVVLMHNRRSESQRSALGGFYEKVSYGDVAQDVARELGEAVARATSYGIAAENIIIDPGIGFGKTPQQNIELMRDLSAFQRLGQPVLVGTSRKSFIGLTLDLPVEERLEGTAATVALAIAQGADLVRVHDVGPMVRVCRMTDAIVRDA; this comes from the coding sequence ATGAGTTCTTCACCGCCGGCTCATGTTTCCAAACCTCGAGAAACACGCTGCGGTAATCGCATGCTGCAGTGGGGCTCCCAAACCTATGTGGTCGGCATACTAAATGTGACACCGGATTCCTTCTCCGGTGATGGCATTGGCGGCGACGTGCGGCGGGCCGTGTCCCAGGCGGTTCAATTCGTTGCGGAAGGCGCGGACATCCTCGATATTGGCGGCGAATCGACAAGGCCGGGTGCAGGCACCGTATCGCTCCAGGAAGAACTCGACCGCGTTCTGCCAGCGATCGAGGCGATACGGCGGGAGCTGGAAACACCCCTCTCGATTGACACATACAAGGCCGCCGTAGCCCGGGAAGCCGTGCGCGCCGGAGCGTCAATGGTCAACGATGTTTGGGGACTTGGCGGTGATCCTGCGATGGGGGCAACCGTTGCAGCATTGAACGTGCCGGTAGTGCTCATGCATAATCGACGATCGGAGTCGCAGCGATCAGCCCTCGGAGGGTTCTACGAAAAGGTCTCATATGGTGACGTCGCGCAAGACGTAGCGAGAGAACTTGGGGAAGCGGTTGCCCGTGCCACCTCCTACGGTATCGCGGCCGAGAACATCATCATCGATCCTGGGATCGGCTTCGGCAAGACACCGCAACAGAATATCGAACTCATGCGCGACCTTAGCGCATTCCAGCGTCTGGGGCAGCCGGTGTTGGTTGGCACTTCACGAAAGTCCTTTATTGGGCTGACGCTTGATCTCCCCGTCGAAGAGCGGCTGGAAGGCACCGCCGCTACGGTGGCGCTGGCAATTGCACAGGGCGCAGATCTGGTACGCGTCCATGACGTTGGTCCCATGGTGCGCGTGTGCCGCATGACAGATGCAATCGTGCGCGATGCATGA
- a CDS encoding DUF2723 domain-containing protein: MEQTARIAGGSRQGLTAWTRLAWLIGAGFFLITLLSRVPFRSETLFAWDSANYAFALDKFNVAFHQPHPPGYPLYVASARLIYNLGIDANMSYVILSLVASSLAVLCIFLLGWRLYGMQAAIVSALLLATSSNFWSHGEVAYPYAFLALFSTLVLLLLTETKVGSRNLIIPAALVLGLGAGFRPDLLLFLLPVWVYAWWGRSLRSLVGGIVVMLLVVLSWGIPMVQLTGGWDAYVKASTEQYGFWAGQSSGLIGYFRAVLENTRTLAGVLYNGIGIALLPILYYLGRYFSPQQIVRDARTRLILLWVAVPLVFYMLVFMGNPGYILSLLPGLLIYAALAVRGFSRDCEQAYRFFMTQRGMVTTALTPHRVSLGIAAALVAVIAISNASLFLFAAGQGRYQEIRSIDEILTKQVRYIALNHSPNETLIVAFDRSRQLNFYLQDYSFRLLFNPADPQYWETRQEFTIPEGISQVILPDLVRNASDRTDHIVEIGLGPEVSLYVVNVKPGDVLIHGYQYASVRPAPE, encoded by the coding sequence ATGGAACAGACAGCACGCATAGCCGGGGGATCGCGCCAAGGACTTACGGCGTGGACTCGGCTGGCATGGCTAATTGGCGCCGGCTTTTTTCTGATTACACTGCTTAGCCGGGTCCCCTTTCGCAGCGAAACCCTCTTTGCGTGGGATTCGGCAAACTATGCGTTTGCCCTGGATAAATTCAACGTTGCCTTTCATCAGCCGCATCCACCAGGCTACCCGCTCTATGTAGCCAGCGCGAGGCTCATCTACAATCTTGGCATTGACGCCAACATGAGCTATGTGATTCTTTCGCTTGTGGCAAGCAGTCTGGCAGTTTTGTGCATATTCTTACTCGGCTGGCGGCTCTATGGAATGCAGGCCGCGATTGTCAGCGCCTTGTTGCTCGCCACGAGCAGCAACTTTTGGTCCCACGGCGAGGTAGCCTACCCCTATGCCTTCCTCGCCTTATTCAGCACACTCGTGCTACTGCTCTTGACCGAAACAAAGGTTGGGTCGCGCAATCTGATTATTCCGGCGGCACTCGTGTTGGGCTTGGGCGCCGGTTTCCGTCCGGACTTACTGCTCTTTCTCTTACCTGTATGGGTCTACGCGTGGTGGGGGCGAAGCTTGCGAAGCTTGGTGGGCGGGATTGTCGTGATGCTGCTGGTAGTCTTGTCTTGGGGAATCCCTATGGTGCAACTTACCGGTGGCTGGGATGCGTACGTAAAGGCATCGACCGAGCAATATGGCTTTTGGGCCGGGCAGTCTTCCGGCCTCATAGGGTACTTCAGAGCCGTTCTGGAAAACACGCGCACCCTGGCGGGCGTTCTCTATAACGGCATCGGCATCGCTCTGCTACCGATTCTCTACTACTTGGGCCGTTACTTCTCTCCGCAGCAGATCGTGAGAGATGCGCGCACGCGCCTCATTCTGCTGTGGGTAGCCGTACCACTGGTGTTTTATATGCTGGTATTCATGGGAAATCCCGGCTACATTCTCTCGCTTCTCCCCGGCTTGCTCATCTATGCCGCGTTAGCCGTGCGTGGTTTCTCCCGCGATTGTGAGCAGGCATACCGTTTTTTCATGACACAACGCGGCATGGTCACAACCGCGCTCACGCCGCACCGCGTTTCCCTCGGAATCGCAGCGGCGCTTGTCGCTGTCATCGCCATCTCTAACGCCAGTTTATTTCTCTTCGCTGCCGGTCAGGGACGATATCAGGAAATCAGGAGTATCGATGAGATTCTTACCAAGCAGGTTCGGTACATTGCCTTGAATCACTCTCCCAATGAGACTCTGATCGTAGCGTTCGACCGTTCCCGCCAGCTCAACTTTTATCTACAGGACTATTCTTTCCGCCTACTGTTCAACCCGGCTGATCCCCAGTATTGGGAAACACGCCAGGAATTCACGATTCCGGAAGGAATTTCGCAGGTTATCTTGCCGGACTTGGTGCGAAACGCCAGTGACCGGACTGATCACATTGTCGAGATTGGCTTGGGGCCCGAGGTGAGTCTCTACGTGGTGAACGTCAAGCCGGGGGACGTGCTCATTCATGGGTACCAGTATGCTTCCGTGCGCCCCGCACCGGAGTGA